The region GTCATCAATGCTCTGATCTTTACCCAAGTCTACACTGGAAATATCTGAGGGATTATATTCTGGTGTTTCAGTTAGGGACCTAGCTGGTGTGGTTTCGGTTGCGGAATCATCATCTGCATTTTCGGAAGCTGAGCTAGCAGCATCCATCTCCTTCTCTGGACAGTCAATTTGGACACATTCAGCAATTTCATTGTGATAACTATCAGAATCATGACTCCTATTTGAAGGTGACAAGCCTTCTTTCCTGACAACATTAAACACAATCCCATTATGGATTCTTTCAGGCTGTAAAAGACAACCTTCAGTTACCATTATGCTAGATCCATTCATGGCAACAAGTCTGTTGACATTTTCTTTCTGATcagattctgaggtctctgagcTCCTATCTGGTGTTGCGAGCCTCGGGCTGTGATTGTGATACTGAAAATCATGAAAGCTAGCATGACTATTTATTTTAGGGTCAACTTCTAAGTTTCGGACAAAGTCACGGAACATATCTGCGGAAGTAGTTCTCATCAAAGGACCACCAGATCTGGTCCAAGAATTTAAGTCAGCACTTTCAGATTCACTATCACTTGCATCATGTGTGCCGCTGCGGTGGGACTTCCAATTTATACTACCGCCGGCCCCGTTGGAACTATTAGCGCCTTGATGGAATGAGGAAACAGCATCTGCAATGAAATCTTCTTCAAGGGAGCTTGTAGAATTCTCTCGCGCGATGACATTCCACGATGGAATTCTTCTTCCTGCACTGAATTTGACACTACTGGGAAGACCTTGAGAAGCAGCAGCAGCTCTGTCAGCACTCTTTTTGAGTCTTCTCATATGATTGAGAACTGCAACACACTCATCAAGAACAAGCTCAATTCCACAATATGCTTTTATAGCTGAAAGCTTCTCCCAGGTGCATCTTCTCCCTTGGTTAGCTGCCTTTTGAAGCTCTCCATAAGAAGGGTTCTGTATAATTTTCGAGTACTGGTGCAGGATTTGGGAAAAGACAACATACACAAGTTAATTGCTATTCCAGTTAATCAACTGTAATATATAAATGATATAGAATAAATACATAAACATTTTTCCTAGTGAAAAATATAGAACATCCATGCTATTGTTCCTCTGTCTCTCCAAGTACATTGAAGTTTTCAATAACCACTAGAACCTTTTTCTTAAAAATTGATATCTAGTTGAAGTTATTTCTTTTATGTTCAAGTCTAATTCACTACTTCATTCGTGCGAGGATACTAAACTCTTGGATATCTGAAAAATGTGCCAGAAGGTAAAAATCtagtttatttaatgaaatcTTAGGTGTATACCTGAGCAAGAGTTGCAGGCATAACAACTGTTACATCACCCTCCCAGTCTTGAGCAAACAGCTTAGCAAGCCCACCTAATGGAAAGCCAAGTTCCAGTATTTGATTACACCTATGTTTCACCTCCATCTCTACAAGATGAGCAAGCTACAGAATCGAAAACCACATAGGATTATTACAGTGGCATGTTAGTTAGGAATACAATGGCAATAACATACTAAAAAGAGGGCAAATAGAATTTTACACATCATGGTTTCAGTTTTAAGAATTCTTTATATGCAGTTAATATCTAGATAATTAAGGAACAAATGGTTAATTAACATATTTTTCTGAAAATTTTACCACTTTCAACAAATACTCAAATAGCTTCAACTACAGGTTCAACTTGATACTCTCTTTTAATTCTGATCAAAGCAATGGCACTAAGCAACTAATGAGAGACCCACATATTGAATTAAACTAAAAACAGATTAGTTAAAGTTGCATGTTAGTGCAAGACGCAAGTACATGGGAGTCACAATCTGCATATATAACCAAATTCTGCAGGCACTGATTTCCCCTCGAATTTGGCTGGGAGTGGAGTTGTAGAGGCAATAATACTCCATTTTAGTTTTCACATCAACTCAGGGGAGTGAAGCTTTGATATAACGGTCAATGTAGAAGTGAAATTCATTTACAAAGCATATATATGCAATGACAACAAACAAATACATCCATAGGTCTGTAAAATCTTGCTATTATAGAGGTCCAAGTCCATGAACATACCTTGGCTGCAAAAGTGCCTCCATAAGCTCGTACGAATCCTTTCAATCTCAATAATGGTGCAATATGAGGATTGGCCTGACTAACAATAAAATGATTGACATTGAACAGCTCCTTCAACTGCATCATAGGTAAATCAATTTCCAAGCTACCATCCCTCCAACGGCGCACCGGTGTGGAACCCTCTTCAGGGCCCAAATTAAATGGAGGATGGTAAGGAACAATCTCTCCACTTCTATCCTTTGCCATCAATTCCTGAGCCTCAAAAAGGCCAGGAAAGGCACAAGAAGCTGTGACAGCACTCCATATAACAACATGGGGTGAAGTCAAGTAGTTAAGACATCTAGGCGGTTCATGCTTTCTCGGAGAGCAGACAGTAATCCCAAGAATTCGACCTGTCATGTCATAAGCCTCTTGAAATGTAAGATTACTTGTTAGATTCCTTAACATCATTTGCAACTGTCTAATTTCGTGAACTGCACCAAATGTTGTGACCCTCTTCACAACCGCATAAAGCCCACCCATTTGATCAAAGAACTGTAATGAGTGCAATGAATCCTCAAAAAAGCTTTGAAGCTCGGGCCAAGCCCTGGTGGCTACCACAGAGCACATAATGGATCCTACACTCGAACCAGCAATTATCCTAGGCATGAGTTTATGTTCTACCAATGTTTGAACCACACCGACGTGAAAAGCTCCAAGCGAAGCACCCCCACTTAACAGCAAAGCAGTTCTCCCAAATGCATGTCTAGTTTCAAGCATAAAAGTAAGCCTCTCTTCCAGTGCAAGCTCATCTGAATCAGAATCACAGACCATTCTCAACTGAGTTGATACTTCATCAATATACTCTTTGATGAGCCTGGGCACCTGAAGCCTATCCTTGTGTAGCTCAGGGTTACACATGTTACCTAGATTTCTAACAAGATCAGCTCGCATACAAAATATTATATCCCTAAGACATCCCTCTTGCCTGCGGTGGCGTAGCTCTTCGAGCTTGTTCCTCACAAGTTCCACATCATAAAGGTGTGATTCATTATTCATCTTCAACGTCTCTCTATCGAGCATCTTAGCCGCGTGAGCCCACTCCTCGTACGTCAACGCGGAGCCCATCATGTTTCTCCAGAATTTCCTCCTATAAGCCATCTCCGCCCTCACCTTCACATTGGTGTGGCGCTTCAACACGAAAGCAACAATTGTCATCATCGCTAATATCCCCTGCGGGTTTCTCGGATGCAACCACGACACAACGGGCGCCCAAAATCCCCTAAACCTATTATAGACATCGAACAACGCGACGAATATCCGATACCTCAAATGCGAGATTGACTTGCAGAAAAGGACCCTGAAGGCAATTGTCCTGCCAAGAATGCCTGAAGGGCCAATTGGAAAAAGGTCCACACTAGCCTCATTAGTTATATCATCCATCCCTAGACCAAAACCTAAAACTCTATTGTTGTTTTCCTCTCTATGAAGTTAAAACCCTAAAGGGATcatgaaattggaaaaaggcAAGGCTTTTGGCAAATGGGCATGTCTGGTAAGTAAAATTAAGGACAAAAAGCATATAAAGGAATAGGCTTTATACTGGGATCTCATGCAATGATCATAAATCAATAATGGGTAAGACAAGGAATTGGAGAAAGATGAATAATGTCAAGAAAAGTTGCAGATTAAATCTAAATGAAAACAATTAAGTGCATGTAAAGTATGAACAGGGCTTCTGATCATGCATAATGTAAATTCTTTGAATTTAATGATGATTTGGTTAGGCAAGGTTGAATTATTGAAGGAATCAGAAGGAAAAACAGACAATCAGAGCTGAAAAATCCCCTGTTTCCAATAAGAGATGGATGAATGAGATTTGGGTTGGTTTAGCTAGGAAAGTTGAATAAAATATACTcagaaatgaaaatgaaaggaTGGGGGCATTGGGATCTGGGAGGTGAGAGTTATGGTCGTTATGGAACATATCAGAAACTGCACCATACCATTGGAATTGGAAATGGAggcttcaatttcaattttcattataaaagtaaggcttaattccactttgggcccctgatctttcaaaaatgagcgatcggggccccccgtgtttaaacgtagcggtcaggcaccccaacgtttcaaaaaagTGCGATTGGGGCCCTTCTGTTATGTTccgttagtttgaccaaacggagcagtgatgtggattttctttttcattttaagattaaatttttggcttaattgcctGGTTCTTGAATCTAACACTTTCAGTATCACTTGGTCACCTTTTCTTATCATGAATTGTTACATACAATGTCCAAACACAAATTCTACCAATAAAGAGCTATCTTAGCTTGGAATCAATTCAACAAGTGAATGGATACATTCTGTCTTTTACACAAGGAGAATGGTTTACTAAGAACACATTCAGATATCTCAAAAAATCAAACCCAGCAACACTTAAATTGTTCAGTTCATTCAAGATCCCAAACAACCCTCCAATGCTTTGATTCTGGATGAAAATGAAGAGTCTGGGCAAAGAAGATAAAGAAGAGCAACCgagccaccaccaacaccatccAAACCCAGCAACCTAGCCACCACCAACACTACCCAAACCCAGCAACCgagccaccaccaacaccacccaaACCCAGCAACCGAGCCACCACCAACACAAATAcgcttcccccccccccccaattttttaccctaatttcaccctaatttagcaagagaaagagaagaggagaagagggtGAGTCGCCGGAAATCGCCTCCGGCGGCGGCGCACGGCGGTTCACGGCGGAGGTTGTCGGAATCGGAAATttctttgtgggttttgttgcggacgaGGAGAGGAGCACAGCGGTGGTGTTGGTTTGTTGAGATCGTGAGCGGTTCGCCGTAGATCGGACTTTGAAGGCGGCGGTCCTAGGTTTTCATGGTGGTGATGGCTTCCACGTGGTGGCCATGGTGGCTG is a window of Lotus japonicus ecotype B-129 chromosome 5, LjGifu_v1.2 DNA encoding:
- the LOC130718073 gene encoding triacylglycerol lipase SDP1-like; translation: MDDITNEASVDLFPIGPSGILGRTIAFRVLFCKSISHLRYRIFVALFDVYNRFRGFWAPVVSWLHPRNPQGILAMMTIVAFVLKRHTNVKVRAEMAYRRKFWRNMMGSALTYEEWAHAAKMLDRETLKMNNESHLYDVELVRNKLEELRHRRQEGCLRDIIFCMRADLVRNLGNMCNPELHKDRLQVPRLIKEYIDEVSTQLRMVCDSDSDELALEERLTFMLETRHAFGRTALLLSGGASLGAFHVGVVQTLVEHKLMPRIIAGSSVGSIMCSVVATRAWPELQSFFEDSLHSLQFFDQMGGLYAVVKRVTTFGAVHEIRQLQMMLRNLTSNLTFQEAYDMTGRILGITVCSPRKHEPPRCLNYLTSPHVVIWSAVTASCAFPGLFEAQELMAKDRSGEIVPYHPPFNLGPEEGSTPVRRWRDGSLEIDLPMMQLKELFNVNHFIVSQANPHIAPLLRLKGFVRAYGGTFAAKLAHLVEMEVKHRCNQILELGFPLGGLAKLFAQDWEGDVTVVMPATLAQYSKIIQNPSYGELQKAANQGRRCTWEKLSAIKAYCGIELVLDECVAVLNHMRRLKKSADRAAAASQGLPSSVKFSAGRRIPSWNVIARENSTSSLEEDFIADAVSSFHQGANSSNGAGGSINWKSHRSGTHDASDSESESADLNSWTRSGGPLMRTTSADMFRDFVRNLEVDPKINSHASFHDFQYHNHSPRLATPDRSSETSESDQKENVNRLVAMNGSSIMVTEGCLLQPERIHNGIVFNVVRKEGLSPSNRSHDSDSYHNEIAECVQIDCPEKEMDAASSASENADDDSATETTPARSLTETPEYNPSDISSVDLGKDQSIDDSKN